The genomic segment CTTGAGGTCGACACTGATCGTGATCAGTTGCGCTTTGAGATCGATGGCAGTCTTAATGTCGCTGGCGGTGTGTGGGATTCGTAGAGTGCCTTCGATTGCCTCTCCGCTGATCAACGCCGTTGTGAACGTTGCGATGCGTTTGTTTTGCGCTCGCAGTGATTTGGGCAGAACGACTTCAACATTCTCTCCAACTTCCGAGGAAAGCATCAGTGCTGCATACACATGTAATCCGTCGAGTTTTTTGGCAATTTCGACTGTACCGTCAGATTGTCTCTTGAGCGTTCCTGCTCTGGAACCATCGCGGACAGCAGTCCAGTTACTGCCCATGTCCACCAATTCCAGGACGCCGGACGCGGGATGTTGTAAGTATCGGACTAGCTCTCCAAGAATCCAAGCTTGCTCCGGGTCATCCACACCCTTGTGATTCTTGAGCTTGAGAGCGGTCGTCAGGATGCGTACCCACGAAAGGTGCGACACCTGCACTCTTGCGGAGCGTTTCACATGCAGACCCTGGATAGGGTGCGCACCGCTGGTGGCAATCTCGTTTGATATCGTCAGGACGTGATCGAATTTTGCATATCCCGCCGCGGTTCGATAAGTATCTACCTGGTCCTTGTCCAATTTGCTGTTGCCTGTCTTCACCTCGACAATCGTTGTGAATGTGCGCTTGCCGTATGAAACCCTTATTACGCCGTCTGGTCTAACCCGTTTATCGCCGTAGTCCAGTGTCACTTCGGTGAACGTTTCGACAGAGGCCTTAAGCGCGGATGACGCCCCCAGTGGTGCCAGTAGTTCGATCGAAAGATCGCGAACCACTGAAAGTACGGCGAGGAGGGCAGAAGTGACCCTTTGCTCGGCCTCGCGGTGTCCTCGAATGCCTGCAACGGGGATCAGGCGTGCACGATGCCATTTGGCTTCATCAACCAGCTCTTCTCCCAAAAACGATTGGCTAAGAGTAGACGAAGAACACATTTTCCGCCGAGCGTGCTCAAGACGAGATGCCGAACGGACAGGCGCTGACACAAAAGATTCTCTACAGGCCTAAAACCGGTGAGAACCGTATCGAAAAAAAACTAAGCTTGGATCGTGGTTGGGTGGTGTGTGTTCTTCGTGAGGGTTAAACCCCCTACCCGTCACCCATGGTGGTGGGGTGAGGGTGGCGTCGAGGGTGGTGAGTCTTGCGACGATCGTGTTGAGGTTGTCGTGCACGATTCCGAATGCGGCGCCTGCACACACGAACAGGGAGCGGATAGCACCGCCCCCTCTCCAATTTCGTGCCTGTGAGACCCTTGTTTCTAGAAGTGGGGTCCTAAGTTGCAGAACCCAGCCTTGCCATTGTGCTGAGTGCTCGGTTTGTGGCCAATTCCCATCCAACCGCCTTCTCCCGGATCGGCACTGTCGCTATCTTCTCGGCCAACACCATCGTGATCGGGAAGCTCAAGATCGTGATCGGGCGTGATCCCGGTATCACAGATTCGATCTGGGTGATTGTGGGTTCTGGTGAGATCGGATCCCCAATGCTGAAGTCGATCTTCAGTCGGACATTCGCAGAGTGAACGGAAGCGTCCATCGCAACGCGAATGCCGCTGTATTCGGCCTGATCCCGGATCACGGCTGCACTCGTCGTCTCCGTCTTGAATTCGATGCCATCCTCGTGGTCGATCGACGCAACCTGAACCGCAACCTCTTTGAGAGACTCGGTGTCGTTGCGGATTCTGAGAGCCTGTAGATCAATGTCTCGTGTCGGCCGTCGTTCAGCAAACGTGCTGATGAGCATTCCGCCCTTGAGCACCAGCTGCTCGGAGTAGACGGAATTGGAGGCACGCGCAATGAATCCCTCCATGACGTAGAGCGTCAGCAGCTCGTCCGTCGGACGTCCAACGTCGCGTGCGAGATGTTGTATCGACCGGTACCGCTCCCTCGCGATGTCGTTGTCGACCGTCACAGGAGGATCTCGAGGTCTCGCCGTATTGCGGAGTACGCCTTTGGGAAATGGGACGCCATCTCGAGTAGTTCGGCGGGGTGTGATCCGGGCCGACGTATCCAGTTTCTCAGGGCTTCCCTGCCGAGTTCAGCGCCGTGTGTGTGCCTCATTCGATACGCATCGCAGATCGATCGCTCAGGAGAATACGAAGCAATCGGGAGGCCGGATTGAGAGTTCTTCGGAGTTCGTCCAATGCTGAATGTCTTTGGGGAGAACCAATGCCATGTGATGGGAAACGAGGTCTTCGGCTTCCGAGTACCACGCTTGAGCGCGATGTCGATAGTGGACGGAATATCGTCGATGAGGTCTGCGTGTGATAAGGCCGATGCGAGGCAGAGAGTTGCCTCTCGCTCAAGGAGCGCGATCTCGATCAGCGCGAGGTCTCCAACCGTGGAGTCGGTTCGTCTGTAGAGTCCGTGCTCGATCTTCTCGATCGTCCCATCGTCTGTGAGGCGCTTCAGTCGGCGATCAGTGACGGCCGCTTCGTGGGCTTCGCGCCATCTGAAGACCGCCGGTAGATCGGCAGGTAGTGCATTGTTCGGGTGGCGGGCCAAGGAGGCTCCTTCAGTTACGCAGGTTATCGTACACAGGTAGGCATCATGTGTATGCAATACCATGCGCCAATAGTCCAAGGCCGCCCTGTCGGAATGAACGAGAAGGGTTCCGGTCGATCCTGCGAGAGTGTCTTCTGCGAGTAGCGGTCCAGGTGTAAGGAACACAGCGCAACCACTACGCCTACGAAGTGTCACAGCGGCCCGTTACTTTGGCGGTAGGCACAACAAACCTAGAAACGTCCGAATTGTCTGCACTGTGGGAGAATCCTCGAATGCCTGACACTGTTGAATCAATCGTCCGTCGTCTCGCCGAGCGTCGCGCCGGAATCGCGGAGGCAAATATCCAAGCCGACGTGGCTGCCTTCCTCAGGCTGGCGGACCTGGATCTTGATACGGACGATCTGCGCCTGGAGTCACCGGCCGCCGATCGACGTCGCATTGATATCGAACTCGGTCGAACCGTCATCGAAATCAAGAGGAACCTGCAACGGACGGATCTGCGGCAGCAAGGAGAGAATCAACTTATCGACTACCTCGGTGACCGCGAGGCGGAGACGGGTGCTCGGTACGTTGGCGTGCTCACCGACGGAAAGCAATGGCTCTTGTACCGCTTGGGTGACGGCAACGTCCTCAAGGAGGTTGCCGACTACACGAACCGCGGAAACACGTTGGTCTGTCCCCAGTTTGGTGGAGTCGGGATACTTGAATCGGTTGTGTCTGAGACCCGTAAGGAGGGTCACACATGCCGTACCGTTATCCATCCGAGTTCCGTCGCAAGGTCCTTGATCTGATCGCGTCTGGGAGGTCGGTGGCTTCTGTCGCTGCCGATCTGGGAGTGAGCGACCAGACCATCTACACGTGGCGCAAGCAAGAGCTAGTTGATACCGGCGTCGAGGCGGGCCTCACGACGATTGAGGCTGCTGAACTGCGCGCAGCGAAGCGGAAGATCAAGGACCTTGAGAGTGAGCTGGCGGTGACCCGTCGGGCGAATGAACTGTTGAAGGAGCAGGTGGTGTCCCCAAAAGGAGGTTTGAGGCGATCACGGTGATGGCCTCAGAGGATCTCCCAGTTCAGATGGCGTGCCGGGTGTTGGAGGTGTCTGAGTCCGGCTATTACGCACGGAGGGGCCGGCCGCCGTCGGCTCGCACGATCC from the Acidobacteriota bacterium genome contains:
- a CDS encoding transposase → MPYRYPSEFRRKVLDLIASGRSVASVAADLGVSDQTIYTWRKQELVDTGVEAGLTTIEAAELRAAKRKIKDLESELAVTRRANELLKEQVVSPKGGLRRSR
- a CDS encoding nucleotidyl transferase AbiEii/AbiGii toxin family protein — its product is MTVDNDIARERYRSIQHLARDVGRPTDELLTLYVMEGFIARASNSVYSEQLVLKGGMLISTFAERRPTRDIDLQALRIRNDTESLKEVAVQVASIDHEDGIEFKTETTSAAVIRDQAEYSGIRVAMDASVHSANVRLKIDFSIGDPISPEPTITQIESVIPGSRPITILSFPITMVLAEKIATVPIREKAVGWELATNRALSTMARLGSAT
- a CDS encoding type IV toxin-antitoxin system AbiEi family antitoxin domain-containing protein codes for the protein MVLHTHDAYLCTITCVTEGASLARHPNNALPADLPAVFRWREAHEAAVTDRRLKRLTDDGTIEKIEHGLYRRTDSTVGDLALIEIALLEREATLCLASALSHADLIDDIPSTIDIALKRGTRKPKTSFPITWHWFSPKTFSIGRTPKNSQSGLPIASYSPERSICDAYRMRHTHGAELGREALRNWIRRPGSHPAELLEMASHFPKAYSAIRRDLEILL